Proteins found in one Candidatus Binatia bacterium genomic segment:
- a CDS encoding class I SAM-dependent methyltransferase has product MVGGLAGRTVLDLACGTGFYTRRLKERGASSVLGVDLSREVIEVARRHEGENPVGVSYRVADA; this is encoded by the coding sequence ATGGTCGGGGGCCTGGCGGGCCGGACCGTCCTCGATCTGGCGTGCGGGACGGGCTTTTACACGCGCCGGTTGAAGGAGCGCGGCGCGTCTTCGGTTCTCGGGGTGGATCTCTCGCGGGAGGTGATCGAGGTGGCGAGGCGACACGAGGGCGAGAACCCCGTGGGTGTTTCATATCGAGTCGCCGATGCCTGA
- a CDS encoding nitroreductase family deazaflavin-dependent oxidoreductase — MYSRFVNWLSATRFGSLVVKYFASRVDPVLFRATNGRWTSTGPPTLPMLTVTVVGRKSGRPRSVQLAYHAAGPDFLVVASAMGQARHPAWRYNLEANPEVDVQVRGERFRARAHVLDDDEKARVWADIKGTIPQMSVYEQRTDRNIRVFRLRRAAGGDGDVG; from the coding sequence GTGTACTCGCGATTCGTAAACTGGTTGTCGGCGACACGATTCGGATCGCTGGTGGTGAAGTACTTCGCGTCACGCGTCGATCCGGTCCTGTTCCGCGCGACGAACGGCCGATGGACGTCGACCGGCCCGCCGACCCTTCCAATGTTGACGGTGACGGTGGTCGGTCGAAAATCCGGCAGGCCGCGTTCGGTGCAACTCGCCTACCACGCCGCCGGCCCGGACTTCCTCGTGGTCGCGAGCGCAATGGGCCAGGCCCGACATCCGGCGTGGCGCTACAATCTTGAGGCGAACCCGGAAGTCGACGTACAGGTCCGCGGAGAGCGCTTCCGCGCCCGCGCCCACGTGCTCGATGACGACGAGAAGGCGCGCGTCTGGGCGGACATCAAGGGGACGATCCCGCAGATGAGCGTCTACGAGCAGCGAACGGACCGGAATATCCGGGTGTTCCGGCTGCGCCGGGCGGCGGGCGGGGACGGGGACGTTGGTTAG
- a CDS encoding MAPEG family protein, whose protein sequence is MEPFLGNPAFRTYAVCVAILVIKMIASAVYTASQRSRVKGYVNPEDALVAGGAGVTAAEAEQPDVARALRIQRNDLENIPLFFAIGLVYVLLGASPLGATAYFWLFTVSRILHTLVYIRNMQPARAIFWGIGVLCLVGMSVATLWNIA, encoded by the coding sequence ATGGAACCCTTTCTTGGTAACCCTGCGTTTCGGACCTACGCCGTCTGTGTCGCGATCCTAGTGATCAAGATGATCGCCTCGGCGGTCTACACCGCCTCACAGCGCTCCCGCGTGAAGGGGTACGTGAACCCCGAGGATGCCCTCGTGGCCGGCGGCGCCGGCGTGACGGCGGCCGAAGCAGAGCAGCCCGACGTGGCTCGAGCGCTCCGCATCCAACGCAACGATCTCGAGAACATTCCGCTCTTCTTCGCCATCGGATTGGTATACGTGCTCCTCGGCGCCTCGCCGTTGGGCGCAACGGCGTACTTCTGGCTGTTCACGGTCTCGCGCATCCTGCACACCCTCGTCTACATCCGGAACATGCAGCCGGCCCGAGCGATTTTCTGGGGCATCGGTGTGCTCTGCCTCGTCGGAATGAGCGTCGCGACCCTCTGGAACATCGCCTGA
- a CDS encoding mechanosensitive ion channel family protein has product MNEFENALRILADFHQHHPWFRAVLTLGLTVVGVGVVNFGVRFGLRRLGTRFKGRRPFLQITADAIDRPLNLITWLLVAWLVVPFAIGEAGSDLSAYLPVLNNGAAAVSVLLMSWALWRVAAGTRLYLLAKYSRTDGGYNDFSVIETGNLAARASIVLFAVFSLLGALGIPLRSLTAVGVVGGFGAYALTMANQILISNIFAGFAIYLDRPFAVGDWISTKDGAVTGTVTKIGLRLTTIVGFDKRPIYVPNSVFNENATVNPSRMSNRRILQYVGLRYDDLHRVGGTLQAIRSYLEGHQEIDQDKLTLVNLVNGSTDMGSAVEGCFGASSINFMVYTFTKTTNWVRFQNIQDEVMLNIARIVEEQGAEIAFSTITLEAPKPLTLAAVPPAVLLEPPKSGA; this is encoded by the coding sequence ATGAACGAGTTCGAAAACGCACTGCGCATACTCGCCGATTTTCACCAGCATCACCCCTGGTTCCGGGCCGTGTTGACCCTGGGCTTGACGGTGGTCGGCGTGGGCGTGGTGAATTTTGGAGTGCGCTTCGGCCTGCGGCGACTGGGGACGCGGTTCAAAGGGCGTCGGCCGTTTCTTCAGATCACCGCGGACGCCATCGATCGCCCTCTCAATCTGATCACCTGGCTTCTGGTTGCCTGGCTGGTGGTGCCGTTCGCCATCGGCGAAGCCGGCTCCGATCTGTCGGCGTACCTGCCGGTCCTGAACAACGGCGCCGCGGCTGTATCGGTGCTTCTGATGTCGTGGGCGCTCTGGCGTGTCGCGGCTGGTACGCGCCTCTACCTTCTGGCGAAGTATTCCCGGACCGACGGTGGATACAACGACTTCAGCGTCATCGAGACCGGGAACCTGGCGGCCCGCGCGTCGATCGTCCTCTTCGCCGTCTTCAGCTTGCTCGGCGCGCTCGGCATTCCGCTCAGGTCGCTCACCGCGGTCGGCGTGGTGGGGGGCTTCGGGGCGTACGCACTGACGATGGCGAACCAGATCTTGATCTCGAACATCTTCGCCGGCTTCGCGATCTACCTGGATCGTCCGTTCGCGGTCGGCGATTGGATCTCGACCAAGGACGGCGCGGTCACCGGGACGGTCACCAAGATCGGACTTCGCCTGACCACCATCGTCGGGTTCGACAAGCGACCGATCTACGTTCCGAACTCGGTGTTCAACGAGAACGCCACGGTCAATCCCTCGAGGATGTCGAATCGCCGGATCCTCCAGTACGTCGGCCTGCGGTACGACGACCTCCACCGTGTCGGCGGAACCTTGCAAGCCATCCGCTCCTACCTGGAGGGCCACCAGGAGATCGACCAGGACAAGCTGACGCTGGTGAATCTCGTGAACGGAAGTACGGACATGGGTTCCGCGGTGGAGGGGTGTTTCGGCGCGTCGTCGATCAACTTCATGGTTTACACCTTCACGAAGACCACGAACTGGGTTCGCTTCCAGAACATTCAGGACGAGGTGATGCTGAACATCGCCCGGATCGTAGAAGAGCAGGGCGCCGAGATCGCGTTCTCGACCATCACGCTCGAAGCGCCTAAGCCCTTGACCCTGGCTGCGGTTCCTCCGGCGGTGCTTCTCGAGCCTCCCAAGTCCGGGGCGTGA